One genomic region from Acipenser ruthenus unplaced genomic scaffold, fAciRut3.2 maternal haplotype, whole genome shotgun sequence encodes:
- the LOC131727811 gene encoding cytohesin-4-like has translation MNCSHPVTSDLTPDEKSELDTISMHKKTLMKDIQELKMKIDNVILEIEDFEQSQENKNVEKGKQLSVGKKKFNMDPKKGMKYLISNNLLVWEPKPVAEFLYKEEGLNKTAIGDFLGERDDMYIQILKAFVELHEFSDLNLVQALRQFLWSFRLPGEAQKIDRMMENFASRYCDCNPNVFQSTDTCYILSFAIIMLNTSLHNPNVKDKPGLDRFISMNRGINNGGDLPHDLLHKLFESIRNEPFKIPEDDGNDVTHTFFNPEREGWLMKLGGRVKTWKRRWFILTDSCLYYFEYTTDKEPRGIIPLENLCVKEVEDPRKSHCLELFNPNSRGQKIKACKTETDGRVVEGKHQSYKISASSAEEREQWIKSIRASITKHPFYDLVSVRKRKVISNGTSE, from the exons TGACGTCAGATCTCACGCCAGACGAGAAGTCAGAGCTTGACACCATTAGCATGCATAAGAAAACTCTCATGAAAGACATACAG GAACTGAAGATGAAAATAGACAACGTGATCTTGGAAATTGAAGATTTTGAGCAATCGCAAGAAAA CAAAAATGTTGAAAAAGGGAAACAGTTATCTGTTGGGAAGAAAAAATTTAACATGGACCCAAAAAAG GGAATGAAGTATTTGATCAGTAATAATCTTTTGGTTTGGGAACCCAAGCCTGTGGCTGAATTTCTTTACAAGGAAGAAGGACTCAATAAGACAGCTATTGGTGACTTCCTAGGAGAACG GGATGATATGTACATCCAAATTTTGAAGGCTTTTGTGGAACTTCATGAATTTTCGGATCTCAATCTTGTCCAGGCTTTGAG GCAGTTTCTGTGGAGTTTCCGGCTGCCCGGAGAGGCACAGAAGATTGATCGGATGATGGAAAATTTCGCTAGCCGATACTGTGATTGCAATCCCAACGTCTTTCAATCCACAG ACACCTGCTATATCTTATCCTTCGCCATCATCATGCTGAACACCAGTCTGCACAACCCCAACGTGAAGGACAAACCTGGCCTGGACAGATTCATCTCCATGAACAGAGGCATCAACAACGGGGGGGACCTGCCCCACGACCTCCTCCAC AAACTGTTCGAAAGCATCCGGAACGAACCATTTAAAATCCCGGAGGATGATGGGAATGACGTCACGCACACGTTTTTTAACCCCGAACGGGAGGGCTGGCTAATGAAACTGG GTGGAAGAGTAAAAACTTGGAAAAGAAGATGGTTCATTTTAACTGATAGCTGCCTCTATTACTTCGAATACACAACA gataaAGAACCCAGAGGGATTATTCCTCTTGAGAATCTCTGTGTTAAAGAGGTAGAGGACCCTCGGAAATCA CACTGCCTGGAGTTGTTCAACCCGAACAGCAGGGGGCAGAAGATCAAGGCGTGCAAGACTGAGACGGACGGAAGGGTGGTTGAGGGGAAGCATCAGTCCTACAAGATCTCAGCGTCGAGCGCGGAGGAGAGGGAGCAGTGGATCAAGTCTATCAG agctAGCATTACAAAACACCCCTTCTATGATCTGGTGTCGGTTCGGAAGAGGAAAGTGATTAGCAACGGGACATCGGAGTGA